In one Musa acuminata AAA Group cultivar baxijiao chromosome BXJ2-5, Cavendish_Baxijiao_AAA, whole genome shotgun sequence genomic region, the following are encoded:
- the LOC108952901 gene encoding myb-related protein 2 isoform X2 has protein sequence MYHQHQQGGHNNILSSRTAFPAERHLLLQGGRIPEESGLVLSTDAKPRLKWTPELHERFIEAVDQLGGADKATPKSVMRLMGIPGLTLYHLKSHLQKYRLSKNLQAQASSGSAKIGCKLVAGRTAEGNGLLLGSTNIIPQSNKNIPINEALQMQIEVQRRLQEQLEVQRHLQLRIEAQGKYLQSVLEKAQETLGKQNLGSPGLEAAKVQLSELVSKVSNECFSNAFPGLEEIRNPNTLQVNPSQLADCSAESCLTSSEGSQKDQDMTNFHRSLRAYGGSLPLCRQQMHQDTRLETTQSAWCYLNDQKTFPSSILGDSERTTFSVQDFATHPASSKAQRGGGADSEAQQKERSEEHMFLEHPNNKRVAGQQDRGKQSNSFGMPGHTAQLDLNADEDNEGDRDSKFDLNGFGWS, from the exons ATGTATCATCAACATCAACAAGGAGGCCACAACAACATCCTTTCTTCCAGGACAGCATTTCCTGCAGAGAGGCATTTGTTGTTGCAAGGAGGAAGGATACCAGAGGAGTCGGGGCTGGTTCTATCTACTGATGCCAAGCCTAGGCTGAAGTGGACACCTGAGCTCCATGAGAGATTTATAGAGGCAGTCGATCAACTTGGTGGTGCAGATA AGGCTACACCCAAGTCGGTCATGAGGCTTATGGGCATCCCTGGATTAACACTGTATCACCTGAAAAGCCATCTTCAG AAGTACAGGCTCAGCAAAAATCTCCAGGCTCAAGCAAGCAGTGGAAGTGCCAAGATTG GTTGTAAGCTAGTAGCAGGGAGGACAGCTGAGGGCAATGGATTGTTGTTGGGCAGTACAAACATCATTCCCCAGTCAAACAA AAACATTCCAATAAATGAAGCACTTCAAATGCAAATTGAAGTCCAAAGAAGGCTACAAGAACAGCTCGAG GTTCAAAGGCACTTGCAACTCCGAATTGAGGCACAGGGCAAGTACTTGCAGTCTGTGCTGGAGAAAGCTCAGGAGACACTTGGGAAGCAGAATTTGGGGTCTCCAGGACTGGAAGCTGCCAAAGTTCAACTATCTGAACTGGTCTCCAAAGTCTCAAATGAGTGTTTCAGCAATGCATTTCCAGGTCTGGAAGAAATCCGCAATCCGAACACTTTACAAGTGAATCCATCCCAACTTGCTGATTGTTCAGCAGAGAGTTGCCTGACATCATCTGAAGGATcacaaaaggatcaagatatgactAATTTCCACAGAAGTTTGAGAGCATACGGTGGCAGCCTACCACTCTGCAGGCAGCAGATGCATCAGGATACCAGGCTTGAAACCACTCAATCTGCATGGTGCTATCTGAACGACCAGAAGACGTTTCCCTCATCCATTTTAGGGGATTCAGAGAGGACAACTTTCTCAGTCCAGGATTTCGCGACGCATCCTGCAAGCTCCAAGGCTcagagaggaggaggagctgaTTCTGAGGCCCAGCAGAAGGAACGAAGTGAAGAGCACATGTTTCTTGAGCACCCAAACAACAAGAGAGTTGCAGGTCAACAGGACAGAGGAAAGCAATCAAATAGTTTTGGAATGCCCGGCCACACAGCACAACTAGATCTCAACGCTGATGAAGACAATGAAGGTGACAGAGACAGCAAATTTGACTTGAATGGCTTCGGCTGGAGCTAA
- the LOC108952901 gene encoding myb-related protein 2 isoform X1: MYHQHQQGGHNNILSSRTAFPAERHLLLQGGRIPEESGLVLSTDAKPRLKWTPELHERFIEAVDQLGGADKATPKSVMRLMGIPGLTLYHLKSHLQKYRLSKNLQAQASSGSAKIATGCKLVAGRTAEGNGLLLGSTNIIPQSNKNIPINEALQMQIEVQRRLQEQLEVQRHLQLRIEAQGKYLQSVLEKAQETLGKQNLGSPGLEAAKVQLSELVSKVSNECFSNAFPGLEEIRNPNTLQVNPSQLADCSAESCLTSSEGSQKDQDMTNFHRSLRAYGGSLPLCRQQMHQDTRLETTQSAWCYLNDQKTFPSSILGDSERTTFSVQDFATHPASSKAQRGGGADSEAQQKERSEEHMFLEHPNNKRVAGQQDRGKQSNSFGMPGHTAQLDLNADEDNEGDRDSKFDLNGFGWS, translated from the exons ATGTATCATCAACATCAACAAGGAGGCCACAACAACATCCTTTCTTCCAGGACAGCATTTCCTGCAGAGAGGCATTTGTTGTTGCAAGGAGGAAGGATACCAGAGGAGTCGGGGCTGGTTCTATCTACTGATGCCAAGCCTAGGCTGAAGTGGACACCTGAGCTCCATGAGAGATTTATAGAGGCAGTCGATCAACTTGGTGGTGCAGATA AGGCTACACCCAAGTCGGTCATGAGGCTTATGGGCATCCCTGGATTAACACTGTATCACCTGAAAAGCCATCTTCAG AAGTACAGGCTCAGCAAAAATCTCCAGGCTCAAGCAAGCAGTGGAAGTGCCAAGATTG CTACAGGTTGTAAGCTAGTAGCAGGGAGGACAGCTGAGGGCAATGGATTGTTGTTGGGCAGTACAAACATCATTCCCCAGTCAAACAA AAACATTCCAATAAATGAAGCACTTCAAATGCAAATTGAAGTCCAAAGAAGGCTACAAGAACAGCTCGAG GTTCAAAGGCACTTGCAACTCCGAATTGAGGCACAGGGCAAGTACTTGCAGTCTGTGCTGGAGAAAGCTCAGGAGACACTTGGGAAGCAGAATTTGGGGTCTCCAGGACTGGAAGCTGCCAAAGTTCAACTATCTGAACTGGTCTCCAAAGTCTCAAATGAGTGTTTCAGCAATGCATTTCCAGGTCTGGAAGAAATCCGCAATCCGAACACTTTACAAGTGAATCCATCCCAACTTGCTGATTGTTCAGCAGAGAGTTGCCTGACATCATCTGAAGGATcacaaaaggatcaagatatgactAATTTCCACAGAAGTTTGAGAGCATACGGTGGCAGCCTACCACTCTGCAGGCAGCAGATGCATCAGGATACCAGGCTTGAAACCACTCAATCTGCATGGTGCTATCTGAACGACCAGAAGACGTTTCCCTCATCCATTTTAGGGGATTCAGAGAGGACAACTTTCTCAGTCCAGGATTTCGCGACGCATCCTGCAAGCTCCAAGGCTcagagaggaggaggagctgaTTCTGAGGCCCAGCAGAAGGAACGAAGTGAAGAGCACATGTTTCTTGAGCACCCAAACAACAAGAGAGTTGCAGGTCAACAGGACAGAGGAAAGCAATCAAATAGTTTTGGAATGCCCGGCCACACAGCACAACTAGATCTCAACGCTGATGAAGACAATGAAGGTGACAGAGACAGCAAATTTGACTTGAATGGCTTCGGCTGGAGCTAA